Genomic window (Verrucomicrobiia bacterium):
GGTCGGTCACGCTGAAACACACGCTGCCATCCGCCAGACGCCGGGCCGCCACCAGGATGGTTTCGCGCGGTGGCGAATGTTTCATCGCGTTGGCGATGAAGTTTTGAAACACCTGTCCGATCTGCTGCTGATCCACCAACACTGCGGGCAAGTCTGACGGCAATCGGATTGCGAGTTTGAAACCGCGCGCGGCGATAAAACTTTGCGTTTCTTCGAGGACGCTGGTGACCAATGCCACTGCGGGAATGATTTCCCGGTGCAAACTGGAATCGCCCGCCTCGAGCCGCGCGATATCGAGCAACGCATCCAACATGCGAAGCAATCGTTCGGAATCTTTCCGCGCCGTCGCCACCAGTTCGGCCTGCGACGCGTTCAGCGGCCCCACGCTTTTCTCGTGCAGCATGTGCAACACCATGCGCACGCTGGTGAGCGGCGTTTTCAACTCGTGACTGACCGTGCCCACCAGGTTGGTTTTGGCGTCATCCAACAGACGAAAGCGCGTCACGTCGTGCAACACCACCGCCACTCCGATGGTTTTGGTCTCCGCCTCACGCATGATGTGCAGGCGCGGCAAAAAGGCGCGATCCCGATCCTTGACCCGTAACGTCACGACCGCCTCGAAGTTGTCCGGCAAAAAATCTCGATTTTCCGCCAGCACCCGCTGGACGGCGTGCATCAACTTGGGCGGCAATGTTCCCGATAATTCCAGTTCCGCGCTCAATTCTTCCGCCGCGCGATTGCTCAACTCGATCTGTCCTTGCGGGTCCAGGATGAACACCGGATCGGAAAACGAAGCCAGCGCCGACTCCATGGTGTGGTGCAGTCGGACGATTTGTTCCGTGGTGCTTTCCCGATACGTGTTCAACTGCGCGGCCATTTTATTGAACGTCCCCGCCAACTCTCCCAATTCATCCTCGGAAAGCACCGGCACGGTCTGCGCCAGATTGCCCTGTCCGATTTCCCGGG
Coding sequences:
- a CDS encoding cell wall metabolism sensor histidine kinase WalK → MLRTRIVLHLIPFVLILTAVGAFAMVLVSRLAASVDQTVTENYQRDNAAAKMVEAADRMDTALQRSRTEDSAAAQLMFDTNARLFEEQLTTQSSNRLAQAQAELLQQLRTNFVALRFEGAQMFRPDTPATEQHAIYDQQIIPKKLTIDVLLERWREANKKDIFGTAETIKQANRTILGVLTLSLGVALLLLGYASYKLGRAILRPIQTLTSAAREIGQGNLAQTVPVLSEDELGELAGTFNKMAAQLNTYRESTTEQIVRLHHTMESALASFSDPVFILDPQGQIELSNRAAEELSAELELSGTLPPKLMHAVQRVLAENRDFLPDNFEAVVTLRVKDRDRAFLPRLHIMREAETKTIGVAVVLHDVTRFRLLDDAKTNLVGTVSHELKTPLTSVRMVLHMLHEKSVGPLNASQAELVATARKDSERLLRMLDALLDIARLEAGDSSLHREIIPAVALVTSVLEETQSFIAARGFKLAIRLPSDLPAVLVDQQQIGQVFQNFIANAMKHSPPRETILVAARRLADGSVCFSVTDRGPGVAPEHQARIFDRFFRVPGQTKTGAGLGLSIAREIIVAHGGRVGVQSVPGQGSEFFFVLDAADQVVPPSSGVTKRAAIRREA